A window of Aeromicrobium sp. Root236 contains these coding sequences:
- a CDS encoding transcriptional regulator: protein MATYELEHPAIEDIALTDVLFALSDPARLEIVREVAGGPLDMAACGATNPDLPKSTKSHLMKVLREAGIVRNVPNGRGRLVSLRKDELDARFPGLLDSVLGS from the coding sequence ATGGCGACCTATGAGCTGGAACACCCCGCGATCGAGGACATCGCGTTGACCGACGTGCTGTTCGCGCTGAGCGACCCGGCCCGGCTCGAGATCGTGCGGGAGGTCGCCGGCGGCCCGCTCGACATGGCGGCCTGCGGCGCGACCAATCCCGACCTGCCCAAGTCGACGAAGTCGCACCTCATGAAGGTGCTCCGTGAGGCCGGCATCGTCCGCAACGTGCCCAACGGTCGCGGCCGGCTCGTCAGCCTCCGCAAGGACGAGCTCGACGCGAGGTTCCCCGGCCTGCTCGACTCGGTGCTCGGCAGCTAG
- the serB gene encoding phosphoserine phosphatase SerB, whose amino-acid sequence MTDPVPTLHFNDPTVLVTLTGPDQSGVTTRLFADIEPYGVEVIDVEQLVVRGRLILSALLTVPDDTSRLETTVHAVGAAFGLEVTVEYGTGDNRARRVGRAQVVILGAPLRPAAMAALAQQIKDDGGNIDRIVRMARYPVTAIRMEVSGADPDQLQADLAAVAFEQGVDVAVQENGILRHAQRLVVMDVDSTLIQGEVIEMIAAHAGCEAEVAAVTESAMRGDLDFTESLRARVALLEGVPESALDEVYDSLTYAPGARTMIRTLKRLGYRFALVSGGFTRIIEKIAAELDIDYFAANELEVVDGRLTGKIVGDVVDRAGKAEALRHFADQARISVKNTVAIGDGANDLDMLAAAGLGIAFNAKPLVRDQARTSVNVPYLDAIVYLLGITREEVEAADAAD is encoded by the coding sequence ATGACTGATCCCGTGCCCACTCTGCACTTCAACGATCCGACCGTCCTGGTCACCCTCACGGGGCCCGACCAGAGCGGTGTGACGACGCGCCTGTTCGCCGACATCGAGCCGTACGGCGTGGAGGTCATCGACGTCGAGCAGCTCGTCGTACGAGGCCGCCTGATCCTCAGCGCCCTGCTCACCGTCCCCGACGACACCTCGCGCCTCGAGACCACGGTGCACGCCGTTGGCGCGGCGTTCGGCCTCGAGGTCACGGTCGAGTACGGAACCGGCGACAACCGGGCTCGCCGGGTCGGCCGGGCGCAGGTCGTGATCCTCGGCGCTCCCCTGCGCCCCGCCGCCATGGCAGCCCTGGCCCAGCAGATCAAGGACGACGGCGGCAACATCGACCGCATCGTCCGCATGGCCCGCTATCCAGTGACGGCGATCCGCATGGAGGTGTCGGGTGCGGACCCCGACCAGCTGCAGGCCGATCTCGCCGCCGTCGCGTTCGAGCAGGGCGTCGACGTCGCGGTCCAGGAGAACGGCATCCTGCGGCACGCGCAACGGCTCGTCGTGATGGACGTCGACTCGACCCTGATCCAGGGCGAGGTCATCGAGATGATCGCCGCCCACGCGGGGTGCGAGGCCGAGGTCGCCGCCGTGACCGAGTCCGCCATGCGAGGCGACCTGGACTTCACGGAGTCCCTGCGCGCGCGGGTTGCCTTGCTCGAGGGTGTTCCCGAGTCGGCGCTCGACGAGGTCTACGACTCGCTGACGTACGCTCCCGGCGCCCGCACGATGATCCGTACGCTCAAGCGTCTCGGCTATCGGTTCGCGCTGGTCAGCGGCGGTTTCACCCGCATCATCGAGAAGATCGCCGCCGAGCTCGACATCGACTACTTCGCGGCCAACGAGCTCGAGGTGGTCGACGGCCGCCTCACCGGCAAGATCGTCGGGGACGTCGTCGACCGGGCCGGCAAGGCGGAGGCGCTGCGGCACTTCGCCGATCAGGCACGCATCTCGGTCAAGAACACCGTGGCGATCGGCGACGGCGCCAACGACCTCGACATGCTCGCGGCTGCGGGCCTCGGCATCGCGTTCAACGCCAAGCCCCTCGTACGCGACCAGGCGCGGACCTCGGTCAACGTGCCGTACCTCGACGCGATCGTCTACCTCCTCGGCATCACCCGCGAGGAGGTCGAGGCCGCCGACGCGGCTGACTAG
- a CDS encoding ABC transporter ATP-binding protein has translation MPAAFELSKVSVVRPGKVLLEDVSWTVEEGERWVVLGPNGAGKTTLLQIISAAMHPTKGKVRILGSKLGKVDIFDLRTRIGHTSTAVADLIPPTESVGNTIVSAAHAVLGRWQEQYDEEDYRRATQMMGEMGITRLANRTFGTLSEGERKRVLIARALMTDPELLLLDEPAAGLDLGAREDLMASLEVLSHAKDAPVLVMVSHHVEEIPVGFTHVLMLRDGRVVAQGPIESTLTGETLSTTFGSRIQLQHEGGRYNARRAAYGHRADRGDGTGEAS, from the coding sequence ATGCCTGCCGCTTTCGAGCTCTCGAAGGTGAGTGTCGTACGGCCCGGCAAGGTCCTGCTCGAAGACGTCAGCTGGACCGTGGAGGAGGGCGAGCGGTGGGTCGTCCTCGGGCCCAACGGAGCCGGCAAGACGACGCTGCTGCAGATCATCAGCGCGGCGATGCACCCGACCAAGGGCAAGGTCCGCATCCTCGGCAGCAAGCTCGGCAAGGTCGACATCTTCGACCTGCGCACCCGCATCGGACACACGAGCACCGCCGTCGCCGACCTGATCCCGCCCACGGAGTCCGTCGGCAACACGATCGTCTCGGCCGCGCACGCCGTTCTCGGCCGCTGGCAGGAGCAGTACGACGAGGAGGACTACCGTCGGGCCACCCAGATGATGGGCGAGATGGGCATCACGCGCCTGGCCAACCGCACGTTCGGCACGCTGTCGGAGGGCGAGCGCAAGCGAGTCCTGATCGCCCGCGCGCTCATGACCGACCCCGAGCTCCTGCTCCTCGACGAGCCCGCCGCAGGCCTCGACCTCGGTGCCCGCGAGGACCTCATGGCCAGCCTCGAGGTGCTGTCGCACGCCAAGGACGCGCCGGTGCTCGTGATGGTGTCGCACCACGTCGAGGAGATTCCCGTCGGATTCACCCACGTACTCATGCTTCGAGATGGCAGGGTGGTGGCCCAGGGGCCGATCGAGTCGACGCTCACGGGCGAGACGCTCAGCACGACCTTCGGGTCGCGCATCCAGCTCCAGCACGAAGGTGGACGCTACAACGCCCGCCGGGCAGCATACGGACATCGCGCTGATCGCGGCGATGGCACAGGGGAGGCATCATGA
- a CDS encoding NfeD family protein, with protein sequence MNDWLTDNGWAVWLAIALLLVIIELLSLDLVLLMFGVGALAAAVATALGVNVYLAIVVFALVAVAMLLLVRPPLVERLHAGPTLTTGHDALVGRSAIVLEPVGGTHGRIQLAGEVWSARAAEDRQTYETGTEVLVTRIDGATAVVTIKES encoded by the coding sequence ATGAACGACTGGCTGACCGACAACGGCTGGGCCGTGTGGCTCGCCATCGCGCTCCTGCTGGTCATCATCGAGCTGCTGAGCCTCGACCTCGTCCTGCTGATGTTCGGCGTCGGAGCGCTCGCCGCTGCGGTCGCCACGGCCCTCGGGGTCAATGTCTATCTCGCCATCGTGGTGTTCGCGCTGGTGGCGGTGGCCATGCTGCTCCTCGTACGCCCTCCGCTGGTCGAGCGCCTGCACGCCGGTCCGACGCTGACGACGGGCCATGACGCCCTCGTCGGCCGCTCGGCCATCGTCCTGGAGCCCGTCGGCGGCACGCACGGCCGCATCCAGCTCGCCGGTGAGGTCTGGTCCGCCCGCGCGGCCGAGGACCGTCAGACGTACGAGACCGGCACCGAAGTCCTCGTCACCCGGATTGACGGCGCCACTGCCGTCGTCACCATCAAGGAGTCCTGA
- a CDS encoding SPFH domain-containing protein, with product MTALIVLILIAVLAIVFVSMTVKIVPQARAGIVERFGKYRTTLSAGLNIVVPFIDKVRYVIDLREQVVSFPPQPVITEDNLVVSIDTVIYFQVTDPIAATYEIANYIQAIEQLTMTTLRNITGGMSLEHALTSRDQINSGLRGELDSATGKWGIRVNRVELKGIDPPPSIIDAMEQQMRAERNKRAAILTAEGERQSAILTAEGQKQSAILTAEGERQAQILTAQADRQAQILRAQGEAQAIQTVFQAIHDGNPDQKLLSYQYLQMLPKIAEGDNATTWIIPAELTKALGTLGGTLGKIPVDGGGSKTRVDFDAPIVDDAPDEQATADAVQEALDAAKAAESPVGPSAGAPPAQPESGTPEPPAAPEPPTA from the coding sequence ATGACAGCACTGATCGTGCTCATCCTGATCGCCGTCCTGGCGATCGTCTTCGTCTCGATGACGGTCAAGATCGTGCCCCAGGCGCGAGCCGGGATCGTCGAGCGGTTCGGCAAGTACCGTACGACCTTGTCGGCCGGCCTCAACATCGTCGTGCCGTTCATCGACAAGGTCCGCTACGTCATCGACCTCCGTGAGCAGGTCGTCTCGTTCCCGCCGCAGCCGGTCATCACCGAGGACAACCTCGTCGTGTCGATCGACACCGTGATCTACTTCCAGGTCACCGACCCGATCGCGGCGACCTACGAGATCGCCAACTACATCCAGGCGATCGAGCAGCTCACGATGACGACGCTGCGCAACATCACCGGTGGCATGAGCCTCGAGCACGCGCTGACCAGCCGCGACCAGATCAACTCCGGCCTCCGCGGCGAGCTCGACAGCGCGACCGGCAAGTGGGGCATCCGCGTCAACCGCGTCGAGCTCAAGGGCATCGATCCGCCGCCGTCGATCATCGACGCGATGGAGCAGCAGATGCGCGCCGAGCGCAACAAGCGCGCGGCGATCCTCACCGCCGAGGGCGAGCGCCAGTCGGCGATCCTCACCGCCGAGGGCCAGAAGCAGTCCGCGATCCTGACGGCTGAGGGTGAGCGCCAGGCGCAGATCCTCACGGCGCAGGCCGACCGCCAGGCACAGATCCTTCGGGCGCAGGGTGAGGCCCAGGCCATCCAGACGGTCTTCCAGGCCATCCACGACGGCAACCCCGACCAGAAGCTGCTGTCCTACCAGTACCTCCAGATGCTGCCGAAGATCGCCGAGGGCGACAACGCCACGACGTGGATCATCCCGGCCGAGCTGACCAAGGCGCTGGGCACGCTGGGCGGCACGCTCGGCAAGATCCCGGTCGACGGCGGCGGCAGCAAGACGCGGGTCGACTTCGACGCGCCGATCGTCGACGACGCTCCCGACGAACAGGCCACCGCCGACGCCGTGCAGGAGGCCCTCGACGCCGCCAAGGCCGCCGAGAGTCCGGTGGGTCCGAGTGCGGGCGCGCCGCCGGCCCAGCCCGAGTCCGGCACCCCTGAGCCGCCTGCGGCTCCCGAGCCGCCCACGGCCTAG
- a CDS encoding YbhB/YbcL family Raf kinase inhibitor-like protein, protein MSLDRPVTPDPYPLLPSAASFSVTSSDVTDGQPLKDDQVNEFGDTSPQLSWSGAPEGTKSYVVTCFDPDAPIVSGFWHWVAVDIPADVTELATGAGASDDSLPGSAFHVRNDGGGFGYMGAAPPAGDQVHRYFYVVHAVGEDSLGVDSSVSPAVVGFNLAFKTLGRAIIHGTYQH, encoded by the coding sequence ATGAGCCTTGACCGTCCTGTGACACCCGATCCCTATCCGCTCCTGCCCTCCGCGGCGTCGTTCTCGGTGACGAGCTCTGACGTCACCGACGGCCAGCCCCTCAAGGACGACCAGGTCAACGAGTTCGGCGACACGTCGCCGCAGCTGTCCTGGTCCGGCGCACCGGAGGGCACCAAGTCGTACGTCGTCACGTGCTTCGACCCCGACGCGCCGATCGTGTCCGGCTTCTGGCACTGGGTCGCCGTCGACATCCCCGCCGACGTCACCGAGCTGGCCACCGGGGCGGGCGCCTCGGACGACTCGCTGCCCGGCAGCGCATTCCACGTACGCAATGACGGCGGCGGCTTCGGCTACATGGGCGCCGCTCCCCCAGCCGGCGACCAGGTGCACCGCTACTTCTACGTGGTGCACGCCGTGGGCGAGGACAGCCTCGGCGTCGACTCCTCCGTGTCGCCCGCGGTCGTCGGCTTCAACCTCGCGTTCAAGACGCTGGGCCGCGCGATCATCCACGGCACCTACCAGCACTGA
- a CDS encoding RNA methyltransferase produces MAEIVRLDDLEDPRLRDYVDLRDVQLRLRLEADRGLFLAEGEKVVRRALESGHRPRSFLMSPRWLDGLADLLDASDVPCFVLDDVSIEKLTGFHVHRGALAALERPELASPQEVLADARRVIVMEDLADHTNVGGAFRAAAALGFDAVLLSPRCADPLYRRAIKVSMGSVFWLPYARIEDWYTAPDVLRDAGFTTYAMTLAADSVPIDSVPHDVDRLALIVGSEGHGLSSHWEKSADHRVTIPMAAGIDSLNVASSVAVACWELRAR; encoded by the coding sequence GTGGCCGAGATCGTACGACTGGACGACCTCGAGGATCCCCGACTCCGCGACTACGTCGACCTGCGTGACGTCCAGCTGAGGCTGCGGCTCGAGGCTGACCGGGGACTGTTCCTCGCCGAGGGTGAGAAGGTCGTCCGTCGAGCCCTCGAGTCAGGCCACCGGCCGCGCTCGTTCCTCATGTCGCCGCGCTGGCTCGACGGACTCGCCGACCTGCTCGACGCCAGCGACGTGCCCTGTTTCGTGCTCGACGACGTGTCGATCGAGAAGCTCACCGGGTTCCACGTGCACCGCGGGGCGCTCGCAGCGCTCGAACGCCCGGAGCTCGCCTCGCCCCAGGAGGTGCTGGCCGACGCGCGTCGCGTCATCGTGATGGAGGATCTCGCGGACCACACGAACGTCGGTGGCGCCTTCCGGGCCGCGGCGGCGTTGGGCTTCGACGCGGTCCTGTTGTCACCGCGCTGCGCCGACCCGCTCTACCGCCGCGCGATCAAGGTGTCGATGGGCTCGGTGTTCTGGCTGCCCTACGCGCGGATCGAGGACTGGTACACCGCACCGGACGTGCTCCGTGACGCGGGCTTCACGACGTACGCGATGACGCTGGCCGCGGACTCGGTGCCGATCGACTCGGTGCCGCACGACGTCGATCGCCTCGCCCTCATCGTCGGCTCCGAGGGGCACGGACTCAGCTCGCACTGGGAGAAGTCGGCCGATCATCGGGTGACGATCCCGATGGCAGCCGGCATCGACTCGCTCAACGTCGCCTCGTCGGTCGCCGTGGCCTGCTGGGAGCTGCGGGCGCGCTGA
- the def gene encoding peptide deformylase, translating into MPASQSRPLPGGGSVRPITRWGTPVMHRELKDVTVFDDDLETLVKDMVATMYAAKGVGLAANQVGVDLKVFVFDCPDDDNNQVTGVVCNPVLHLPEGKDRNLEDEDEGCLSLPGAFTSCARPDRAHVTGVDHTGAPVEFVGDGLLARCLQHETDHLFGTVFGDRLPERSRKKLYKQHQELADNYPEDWPITVLVDDPVIER; encoded by the coding sequence GTGCCTGCTTCACAGTCCCGACCGCTGCCCGGAGGCGGTTCCGTACGTCCCATCACCCGCTGGGGCACGCCCGTCATGCACCGCGAGCTCAAGGACGTCACGGTGTTCGACGACGACCTCGAGACGCTCGTCAAGGACATGGTCGCGACGATGTACGCCGCCAAGGGTGTGGGCCTCGCAGCCAACCAGGTCGGCGTCGACCTCAAGGTGTTCGTCTTCGACTGCCCTGACGACGACAACAACCAGGTGACCGGCGTCGTGTGCAACCCGGTCCTGCACCTTCCGGAAGGCAAGGACCGCAACCTCGAGGACGAGGACGAGGGCTGCCTGTCGCTGCCCGGAGCCTTCACCTCGTGCGCCCGGCCCGATCGTGCACACGTCACGGGCGTCGACCACACCGGCGCCCCCGTCGAGTTCGTCGGCGACGGCTTGCTGGCGCGGTGCCTGCAGCACGAGACCGACCACCTGTTCGGCACCGTGTTCGGCGACCGGCTGCCCGAGCGTTCGCGCAAGAAGCTCTACAAGCAGCATCAGGAGCTGGCCGACAACTACCCCGAGGACTGGCCCATCACGGTGCTCGTCGACGACCCGGTCATCGAGCGCTAG
- a CDS encoding acyl-CoA dehydrogenase family protein, which yields MASRRDPMGIGLAVLNRIASSPTIDKLKLRKTTEKAVYQGAKSGFRVAGATTRTFKRVKSSGKPKRLARTSDSGVFDLEPTEDQQMIVGIIKEFAAEVLRPGAEAAESANDTSKEVLAQTSEFGLTLLNIPESLGGLSEDRSAVTGVLVAEALAEGDMGQAVACLAPAAVATAISLWGSDAQQQTYLPAFAGDDIPTAALAVAEPRPLFDPFELQTKGVTTDTGFRLNGVKSAVVRGAEAELFVVAVDLEGRGPTLVLLESSTDGVTIEADPGMGLRAAGLSRLVLTDVDIPADAILGDGSADDYRECVRLSRLAWAGLALGAARAVLDYVSDYVKTRTAFGEPIAHRQAVAFMVADIAIELEGMRLTTLRAASRAEQGADHAREVALARRLTAEYGMKIGTDGVQLLGGHGFVKEHPVERWYRDLRAIGLMEGAVLV from the coding sequence GTGGCCAGTCGCCGAGATCCCATGGGCATCGGTCTGGCGGTGCTCAACCGCATCGCCAGCTCGCCGACCATCGACAAGCTCAAGCTGCGCAAGACGACCGAGAAGGCCGTCTACCAGGGCGCCAAGAGCGGCTTCCGTGTCGCCGGAGCCACGACGCGTACGTTCAAGCGGGTCAAGAGCTCGGGCAAGCCCAAGCGCCTGGCACGTACGTCCGACAGCGGTGTGTTCGACCTGGAGCCGACCGAGGACCAGCAGATGATCGTCGGCATCATCAAGGAGTTCGCCGCCGAGGTGCTCCGTCCCGGAGCCGAGGCCGCCGAGTCCGCCAACGACACGTCCAAGGAGGTCCTCGCCCAGACGAGCGAGTTCGGACTGACCCTCCTCAACATCCCCGAGAGCCTCGGCGGGTTGTCGGAGGACCGGTCGGCCGTCACCGGCGTGCTGGTCGCCGAGGCGCTCGCCGAGGGTGACATGGGGCAGGCCGTCGCATGCCTCGCGCCGGCTGCGGTCGCGACTGCCATCTCGCTGTGGGGCTCCGACGCGCAGCAGCAGACTTATCTCCCTGCCTTCGCGGGCGACGACATCCCGACCGCGGCGCTCGCGGTCGCCGAGCCACGGCCCCTCTTCGACCCGTTCGAGCTGCAGACCAAGGGCGTCACGACCGACACCGGCTTCCGGCTCAATGGCGTGAAGTCCGCGGTCGTACGCGGCGCCGAGGCCGAGCTGTTCGTCGTGGCCGTCGATCTCGAGGGTCGCGGGCCGACGCTCGTGCTGCTCGAGTCGAGCACCGATGGCGTGACGATCGAGGCGGACCCCGGCATGGGCCTGCGTGCGGCCGGCCTGAGTCGCCTCGTCCTGACGGACGTCGACATCCCCGCCGACGCCATCCTCGGCGACGGTTCGGCTGACGACTACCGCGAGTGCGTACGCCTCTCGCGCCTCGCCTGGGCCGGCCTCGCACTCGGTGCGGCTCGAGCCGTCCTCGACTACGTCTCGGACTACGTCAAGACCCGCACCGCGTTCGGCGAGCCGATCGCGCATCGCCAGGCGGTGGCGTTCATGGTCGCCGACATCGCGATCGAGCTCGAAGGCATGCGCCTCACCACGCTGCGAGCCGCTTCACGGGCCGAGCAGGGTGCGGACCACGCCCGCGAGGTCGCGCTCGCGCGACGACTGACCGCCGAGTACGGCATGAAGATCGGCACCGACGGCGTCCAGCTGCTCGGCGGCCACGGATTCGTCAAGGAGCACCCGGTCGAACGGTGGTACCGCGACCTGCGAGCCATCGGCCTGATGGAAGGAGCAGTCCTCGTCTGA
- a CDS encoding acyl-CoA dehydrogenase family protein, producing MINLETPRKFRPFIKQAHQVAEEFLRANSRKYDLAEHAYPKELDLLASLVDGMGDSGQGQGAGAAGVRRDETDDEDKGSKVKNGTNMSSVLSIIEMCWADVGLLLSMPRQGLGNSAIASVANEEQLERFKGTWAAMAITEPSFGSDSAAITTTAVKDGDAYILNGEKIFVTAGDRADSVVVWATLDKNLGRAAIKSFLVPKSLPGIRVERLEHKLGIRSSDTAVIVLDNCRVPAENLLGNPEIDTKQGFAGAMATFDNTRPLVAGMAVGCARAALEDTRRLLEDAGVVIDYDRPVQSQSYAAATFIAMEADWEAALLLTLEAAWLADNRKPNSMEASMAKAKAGRVGNQITLRCVELAGTLGYSETELVEKWARDSKILDIFEGTQQIQQLIVARRLLNLTSSELR from the coding sequence ATGATCAATCTCGAGACTCCCCGCAAGTTCCGCCCGTTCATCAAGCAGGCCCACCAGGTCGCCGAGGAGTTCCTGCGCGCCAACTCGCGCAAGTACGACCTCGCCGAGCACGCGTACCCCAAGGAGCTGGACCTGCTCGCCTCGCTGGTCGACGGCATGGGCGACTCCGGACAGGGCCAGGGTGCCGGCGCTGCCGGCGTACGCCGTGACGAGACCGACGACGAGGACAAGGGCAGCAAGGTCAAGAACGGCACCAACATGTCGTCCGTGCTCTCGATCATCGAGATGTGCTGGGCCGATGTCGGCCTCCTGCTCTCGATGCCCCGTCAGGGCCTCGGCAACTCCGCGATCGCGTCGGTGGCCAACGAGGAGCAGCTCGAGCGCTTCAAGGGCACCTGGGCGGCGATGGCCATCACCGAGCCGAGCTTCGGCTCCGACTCGGCGGCGATCACCACGACCGCGGTCAAGGACGGCGACGCCTACATCCTCAACGGCGAGAAGATCTTCGTGACGGCCGGTGACCGCGCCGACTCGGTCGTGGTCTGGGCGACGCTCGACAAGAACCTCGGCCGGGCCGCGATCAAGTCGTTCCTCGTGCCCAAGAGCCTGCCCGGCATCAGGGTCGAGCGGCTGGAGCACAAGCTCGGCATCCGTTCGTCCGACACCGCCGTCATCGTGCTCGACAACTGCCGAGTGCCCGCGGAGAACCTCCTCGGCAACCCGGAGATCGACACCAAGCAGGGCTTCGCCGGCGCCATGGCGACGTTCGACAACACTCGTCCCCTCGTGGCCGGCATGGCCGTGGGCTGCGCCAGAGCAGCGTTGGAGGACACCCGCCGCCTGCTGGAGGACGCCGGAGTCGTCATCGACTACGACCGCCCCGTGCAGTCGCAGTCGTACGCCGCGGCGACGTTCATCGCGATGGAGGCCGACTGGGAGGCCGCCCTGCTGCTGACCCTCGAGGCCGCGTGGCTGGCGGACAACCGCAAGCCCAACTCGATGGAGGCCTCCATGGCCAAGGCCAAGGCCGGCCGCGTGGGCAACCAGATCACGCTGCGTTGCGTCGAGCTCGCCGGGACGCTGGGCTACAGCGAGACCGAGCTGGTGGAGAAGTGGGCGAGGGACTCCAAGATCCTCGACATCTTCGAAGGCACGCAGCAGATCCAGCAGCTCATCGTGGCTCGGCGCCTGCTCAACCTCACCTCGTCGGAGCTTCGCTGA
- a CDS encoding MarR family winged helix-turn-helix transcriptional regulator — MSNDLPNDLDVEFELTRFVRRVRARSLRQLPEIHPSLDYGMFLFLIAICDAPDGIRGSELAEGLGVHKSTASRAIASLEKLGLVSRVPDPDDGRAQLLVAEPEARAKLDAYRKRSHQRFSAILSAWDPEEVSTFARHLARLNDAAEQIP, encoded by the coding sequence ATGAGCAACGATCTCCCCAACGACCTGGACGTCGAGTTCGAGCTGACCAGGTTCGTGCGGCGGGTGCGTGCGCGCTCGCTCCGGCAGCTTCCGGAGATCCACCCGTCGCTCGACTACGGGATGTTCCTGTTCCTCATCGCGATCTGCGATGCGCCCGACGGCATCCGCGGCTCCGAGCTGGCCGAGGGACTCGGGGTGCACAAGTCGACGGCGAGCCGGGCGATCGCGTCGCTGGAGAAGCTCGGCCTGGTCTCCCGCGTGCCCGACCCCGACGACGGGCGCGCCCAGCTGCTCGTCGCCGAGCCCGAGGCGCGGGCCAAGCTCGATGCCTACCGCAAGCGCAGCCACCAGCGGTTCTCCGCGATCCTCTCGGCCTGGGATCCCGAAGAGGTCAGCACGTTCGCCCGCCACCTGGCGCGCCTCAACGACGCTGCCGAACAGATCCCGTGA
- a CDS encoding DUF952 domain-containing protein, with protein sequence MRIFHLATEEAWASALAAGTYTVSTLGLQLSEVGFIHCSQAEQVAGVHERFYRDVTEPLRLLTIDTDLLTSRWQLDPVEGEPLPFPHIYGPLNVDAVVSAEPFRASAST encoded by the coding sequence GTGAGGATCTTCCACCTCGCCACCGAAGAGGCCTGGGCGTCTGCGCTGGCGGCCGGTACGTACACGGTGTCGACCCTGGGCCTGCAGCTGTCCGAGGTGGGCTTCATCCACTGCTCCCAGGCTGAACAGGTCGCCGGTGTGCACGAGCGGTTCTACCGCGACGTCACCGAACCGCTGCGCCTGCTGACGATCGACACCGACCTGCTGACGTCCCGGTGGCAGCTCGATCCCGTGGAGGGCGAGCCGCTGCCGTTCCCGCACATCTACGGGCCGCTCAATGTCGATGCCGTGGTGTCCGCGGAACCGTTCAGAGCGTCAGCATCGACTTGA
- a CDS encoding zinc-dependent alcohol dehydrogenase family protein, producing the protein MRATVLHAPHDIRLDDVPAPQLHDDGDAIVRVVAACVCGSDLWPYRGINEVTEPMRIGHEFVGVVEQVGAGVSTLNEGDFVIAPFMYSDNTCKLCERGIHTSCVSGGFWGVDDRQGQPVDGGQGELVRVPLADGTLVATAQPDEAMVPHLLTLSDVFPTGHHAAMLAGVQPGSTVAVVGDGAVGLSAVLAAKRLGAGKVVAMSRHEDRQQLAREFGADEIVATRGKEGAAEVREMLDGIGADHVLECVGTEQSMAQAMQCARPGGRIGFVGVPHGVEVDVRGMFYRNLGIAGGVAPARAYIEELLPDVLSGAVSPGRVFDQTLPLDQVADGYRAMDERTAIKSMLTL; encoded by the coding sequence ATGCGCGCCACCGTTCTCCACGCTCCTCATGACATCCGCCTCGACGACGTCCCCGCCCCGCAGCTGCACGACGACGGCGACGCCATCGTGCGCGTCGTCGCGGCCTGCGTCTGCGGTTCCGACCTGTGGCCCTATCGCGGCATCAACGAGGTCACCGAGCCCATGCGCATCGGTCACGAGTTCGTGGGCGTCGTGGAGCAGGTCGGCGCCGGTGTCTCGACGCTGAACGAGGGAGACTTCGTCATCGCGCCTTTCATGTACTCCGACAACACCTGCAAGCTCTGCGAGCGCGGCATCCACACCTCGTGCGTCAGCGGCGGGTTCTGGGGCGTCGACGATCGCCAGGGACAGCCGGTCGACGGTGGGCAGGGCGAGCTCGTGCGCGTGCCGCTGGCCGACGGCACCTTGGTGGCGACGGCCCAGCCTGACGAGGCGATGGTGCCGCACCTCCTGACGTTGTCCGACGTCTTCCCGACCGGCCACCATGCTGCGATGCTCGCCGGGGTCCAGCCCGGCAGCACGGTCGCGGTCGTCGGTGACGGCGCGGTCGGCCTCTCCGCCGTCCTGGCGGCCAAGCGGCTCGGCGCAGGCAAGGTCGTCGCGATGTCCCGCCACGAGGACCGTCAGCAGCTGGCCCGCGAGTTCGGCGCTGACGAGATCGTCGCGACTCGTGGCAAGGAGGGTGCTGCCGAGGTCCGCGAGATGCTCGACGGCATCGGCGCCGACCACGTCCTCGAGTGCGTCGGCACCGAGCAGAGCATGGCGCAGGCGATGCAGTGCGCCCGTCCCGGCGGACGCATCGGCTTCGTCGGCGTGCCGCACGGTGTCGAGGTCGACGTCCGCGGGATGTTCTACCGCAACCTCGGCATCGCCGGCGGCGTGGCGCCGGCACGCGCGTACATCGAGGAGCTCCTGCCTGACGTGCTGTCCGGCGCGGTGTCACCGGGCCGTGTGTTCGACCAGACGCTGCCGCTGGACCAGGTCGCCGACGGCTATCGCGCGATGGACGAGCGTACGGCCATCAAGTCGATGCTGACGCTCTGA